In the genome of Massilia sp. UMI-21, the window ATCGAGGCCTGGCCCGGCGCATTGGCCAGCCGCGCCAGGGCCAGCGTGAGCACGGGATGGACCCGGCGCCGGCGCAGCAGCGCGCGCTCCATGCGCCGGAACGATTCCGCCGCCAGGCGCGGCATCAGGCCGATGCCGCCGATCAGGAGCAGCGCGATCGAGCAGTAGCCGAGCAGCGGCAGCTCGAATAGCGGCGGGGCGAAGGCCAGCATGCCCGCCAGCGCCAGGCACGATAGCGAGGGCCATATTCGCGCCAGGCGCGCCAGCGCGGCTTCGTCGGCGCCGGACTTGATCGCCACCGCCGGGCGCGCGCGCGCCGCCTCCAGGGCCGGGACCAGGCAGCCGAGCAGCGCCACCCCCAGGCCGAGCACGAAGAACACGCCGGCGGCCAGCGGCGTGAACTGGACCTGCGGGCGGATGCCCGGGAAGTAGCCGGCGCCGAGGTCGCCGCCGAAGTAGCGCAGCGCCAGCGCGGCCAGCGCATAGCCGCCCACGATCCCGAGCAGCGAGCCCGCCAGGCCCAGGCTGGCGCCCTCGAGCAGCACCTGGCGCAGCAGGTGGCCGCGCTCCAGCCCGAGCACGCGCAGCAGCGCGAACTGGCTGCGCCGTCGCATCACGGACAAGGCCTGGGTCGAGAACACCAGGAAGGCGCCGGTGAACAGGGCCACCAGGGCCAGCACGGTCAGGTTGACGCGGTAGGCCCGGCTCAGGTTGGCGTTGCGTTGTTCCTGGTCGCCGTCGTCCGGCTGGCGCACCGTGAAGCGGCCCGGGAAGGCGCGCTCCAGGTCCGCCGTCAGCGAGCGCCGGAAGGCCGCGCGGTCGACGCCGTCGCGCAGCTTCAGGTCGACGCGCGAGAGGCGCCCCAGTTGCCGGAAGCGCCACTGCATGGCGCCGATGTCCATCACGGCGATGCGCTGGCCGGCCCGGGCGCGCTGGACCGGGCCGGCCACGCGCAGCAGCAGCTCGCCGGTGCCGGCGCGCAGCGCCACGCTGTCGCCCGCACGCTTGCCGAGCCAGCTTTGCGCGGCCGGCGACAGGAAGATCGCGTCGTCGGCCAGCACGTCCATCAGGCGGCCTTCTTGCGGCGCGCCGGTCAGGTCGGGCGAGATGAAGCCGGCGCGGAAGGCGTCGATGCCGACGATGCGCAGCGCGCCCCGGTCGTCCGCCAGGCCGGCCGAGAGTTCCAGCACCGGCGCCGCCACCGCCACCTCTGGCAGCGCCGCCAGGCGACCGTAAACGGATTCGTCGAACAGGGGCTCGCGTCCGGCGACCTGCAGGTCGGCCTGGCCCGACAGGCTCTTGACGGCCGCCGAGAATTCGTTGAAGGCGGCGGCATTGATCAGGTGGATGGCGAAGCCCATGGCGACGCCGACCGCGATGGCGGCGATCGCCAGCAGCGCGCGCACCGGATGGGCGCGCCACTCGCCGAACAGCAGCCAGCGGGCCAGCGTGGGGAAGCGCGCAGGGGAGTCGGGCTTCAGGCCGGGCATTCCACCGCCAGCACCTCGGCCTGGCGCCTCGCCTTGGTACGTGCCCGCGCGCCGCCGTCGCCAGCGTCGCCACCACCGCGTCCTGCGCGCGCGGCGTCTTCGTCGAGCCACTTCTGCTGCAGGCGCAGCTTGTCGCAGCGGCGCTGCCGGGCGGCGGCGGCGCGCTGCGCACGTTCGTTCTCGCGCGCCTGGCGTGCGTCGCGCCGGTCCTGGTCGGTGCGCGCGTCTTCGATTTCCTGCAGCAGCGCGCGTTCGCGCTCCAGGCGCGCCACCGCCTCGGCCGGGGCCACGTCGCGCGGCTGCACCGCCAGCGGTATCGCGTGCGGGCCGCAGGGCCGGTCGTGGTAGCTGATCTTGCCGTCCTCGGTGCACTTGTAGACCGTCTGCGCCGCTGCGCTCCGGCAGGCAAGGGGGCCAAGGCCCGCGAGGCAGAGCAGGATCACGGAAATCTGTTTCAGCATGTTGTCTCCCTGTTCATAGAATTTTGCCAGGGTTCATAATGCCGAGCGGGTCCAGCGCGGCCTTGAGGGCACGCATCATG includes:
- a CDS encoding DUF4124 domain-containing protein, translating into MLKQISVILLCLAGLGPLACRSAAAQTVYKCTEDGKISYHDRPCGPHAIPLAVQPRDVAPAEAVARLERERALLQEIEDARTDQDRRDARQARENERAQRAAAARQRRCDKLRLQQKWLDEDAARAGRGGGDAGDGGARARTKARRQAEVLAVECPA
- a CDS encoding FtsX-like permease family protein, producing MPGLKPDSPARFPTLARWLLFGEWRAHPVRALLAIAAIAVGVAMGFAIHLINAAAFNEFSAAVKSLSGQADLQVAGREPLFDESVYGRLAALPEVAVAAPVLELSAGLADDRGALRIVGIDAFRAGFISPDLTGAPQEGRLMDVLADDAIFLSPAAQSWLGKRAGDSVALRAGTGELLLRVAGPVQRARAGQRIAVMDIGAMQWRFRQLGRLSRVDLKLRDGVDRAAFRRSLTADLERAFPGRFTVRQPDDGDQEQRNANLSRAYRVNLTVLALVALFTGAFLVFSTQALSVMRRRSQFALLRVLGLERGHLLRQVLLEGASLGLAGSLLGIVGGYALAALALRYFGGDLGAGYFPGIRPQVQFTPLAAGVFFVLGLGVALLGCLVPALEAARARPAVAIKSGADEAALARLARIWPSLSCLALAGMLAFAPPLFELPLLGYCSIALLLIGGIGLMPRLAAESFRRMERALLRRRRVHPVLTLALARLANAPGQASIALGGVLASFSLMVAMGIMVASFRVSVDDWMGHILPADLYVRTTSGGNTGFLTPEQQTALRALPGVAQAHFLRTRPVSLLPSRPNVVVIARDIDPRDPGRLLYLVGDSAPVPSGARPAWVSEALLDLYGARVGATITLPLGGARTPFFVAGVWRDYANQAGSVVIRLQDYRAITGEAEVTDAALFAARGSSAQQLEQAVRALPFGKALRTMSAGEIRAMSLKIFDRSFAVTYLLEAIAIAIGLSGVAASFSAQTLARAREFGMLRHVGVTRGQVLGILAFEGGLLTLLGVACGFALGLVISLILVYVVNPQSFHWTMQLHLPWTLLGSVACVLVAASVATALVSGRYALSGGPVRAVREDW